From a single Prochlorococcus sp. MIT 0603 genomic region:
- a CDS encoding NAD(P) transhydrogenase subunit alpha, translating to MSFISEAFWVLLLGSLLGLELIGKVPPTLHTPLMSGANAISGITMLAALTLIIRAGNNPPLLLMGSIALGFALFNVVGGFLVTDRMLAMFSRKPSRK from the coding sequence ATGTCCTTTATAAGTGAAGCCTTTTGGGTCCTTTTATTGGGAAGCTTGCTTGGCCTTGAGTTGATCGGCAAAGTCCCACCTACTTTGCATACACCCTTGATGAGTGGAGCAAATGCAATTTCAGGTATAACAATGCTTGCTGCTCTTACTTTGATAATCAGGGCAGGAAATAACCCCCCATTGTTACTTATGGGATCTATTGCACTTGGATTTGCATTGTTCAATGTAGTTGGAGGATTTCTCGTTACAGACAGGATGCTTGCAATGTTTAGCCGTAAACCTTCTCGTAAATAA